In Chitinophagaceae bacterium C216, the genomic stretch AACCGGACAGCCTTTACATGCCTTCGATGCGGACAAGATTGTAGGCAATAAAGTCATTGTTAAAACGCTGCCGGAAGGCACACCTTTCGTTACGCTGGATGGCAAGGAAAGAAAACTATTGGCTTCCGACCTAATGATATGCAACGCCGAAACCGGCATGTGTATTGCCGGTGTATATGGTGGTGCTAATAGCGGGGTAACCGAAAGTACCAAAAACATTTTCTTGGAAAGTGCTTGTTTCGACAGTGTAAGCATTCGCAAAACATCCTTTGCCCATGGCTTAAGAACCGATGCGGCTACACGCTTCGAAAAAGGAACCGATATTGCAGCCACTGTCGACGTGCTGAAAAGAGCTACCGCTCTTATATTGGAATTGTGTGGCGGTGAAATCGCATCAGATATTATCGATATCTATCCGGAAGAAAAACCCAAAACTTCCATCATTTTGAAATACCACTACCTCAAAAAGCTTAGTGGCAAAAACTATCATCCTGATGCAGTAAAAAAAATATTGAAAACATTAGGATTTTCTATTGAGAAAGAAGATATCGATTCTTTAACCATCGAAGTACCGTATCACAAACCCGACATCAGTCTGCCCGCGGATATTGTGGAGGAAATTCTACGTATAGATGGACTAGACAACATTCCTAATCCTAGCTCCATTACCATGACACCCGCAGTAGAGGAGCACTATGCAGCAGAACAACTAAAGGAAAAAGTAGCCTTTTACCTTGCTGGTCTCGGCTTTAATGAAATACTTACCAACTCCATCACTAATAAGGCTTATTTCTCCGAAGAAGAACTGGCTGCAGCAGTAAAAATGAAGAATAGCTTGAGCGCAGAATTGAACATTCTTCGGCCAAGGATGACGGAAACCGGTCTAGAAGTAGTTTCCTATAACCTCAACCGTAAAAATGAAAATCTAAAGCTGTTTGAATTTGGGAAAATTTATAGTGTCAATAACAAAGGGGCTTTTAACGAAACAGAACATCTCTGTTGCTATCTCACCGGAAAAAAACACGCCGATTCTTGGAAAGGCAAAGCTCCGGCTAATGACCTATATACGCTCAAAGGAGTTGTAGAAAAAGTATTATATCTGACCGGCCTTACAAATTTCACTTATCAAGAAACTAATGATCCCACCCTGCAGTATGGTCTGTCCTTATTGGCAGGAAAGGATGAAATCGGCCGATTAGGTTTAATTCATAAAAACAAACTTGCGCAATTTGACATTAAACAATCGGTATTTTTTGCCGACCTGAACTGGGAGCTGCTATTGAAAAAAGTAAAAAACCATCAAGTACAGTTTCAACCATTACCCAAGTTCCCTTCAGTTCAGCGAGATATTGCAGTAGTCATCCCCAAATCGCTGCCTTATGCCGCAGTAGAAGAGCAGGTAAAAAAATTAAATCTTAAAAAACTACAATCCATCCAACTCTTCGATATTTTTGAAAGTGAAAAATTGGGCGCTGATAAAAAGTCGATTGCCATCAATTTCACCTTCCTGGACGAGGCAAAAACCCTTACCGATAGTGAAATTGACGGCTGGATGAACAAGATTATTCAAAGTTTGGAAAGAGATTTGCAGGCAGAAATAAGAAAATAATGGCAGTAGTGCATGCAGCCCTTGTTGGAGGATGCACTACTCCTTAAAATACAAGCCTATGTCCGAAGTTCTTGAAAACAAAATAAAAGACATACAGGAAAAGCTGCAATTACTCCTAAAACAGCATGCTGCCTTAAAAAAAGAGAACCAGCAGTTAAAAGACGCGCTGGCGGAGGCCCGTCAGCAAGTAACCGAAGCCTCTAAGCTGGCTGAATCTCTACAACATCAGCTGGATGCCCGTAAGTACAGCCAGGCCTTAATGGATCCTGAAGAAAAGAAAGCCTTTGAAAAAAAGATCAACGGGTATATCAAGGAAATAGATAAGTGTATTGCACTGCTTAGTGTATAATGTCCGGTATTACAAGATTTGTAATCACTTTAACCCACTGCCATGGAACAAAAAAATCTCATCCCTGCAAATATCAATATTGCCGATAGAATTTACCGGGTACAGATGCTCCCCGACGATGAACAGGTTGTAAGACAATCTGTAAAGCTTATCAATGATAAAATAATGGAGTTCAAAACCACCATCCCCGGAAAAGATATGCAGGATTATCTTTCCATGGTACTGGTGTGGTTTGTAACCGAAAGCGCCAATAAGTCCGTATCCCTTGCCAATGAAAGCCTAC encodes the following:
- the pheT gene encoding Phenylalanine--tRNA ligase beta subunit — translated: MTISYNWLSEYLPEPVQPERLSQILTSIGLEVEAVETYESHKGGLKGLVVGEVLTCEKHPNADKLKLTTVDIGSTTLKIVCGAPNVAAGQKVVVAPVGVTIYPTDGEPVTMKRAKIRGEESEGMICAEDEIGLGTSHDGILVLPADVKPGTPVANLFEIYNDTIFEIGLTPNRMDAMSHWGVARDVAAYLAHHDKKTVSPKLPEIAKLPPFKGKSPIEVSVENTAACPRYSGICINNVTIGPSPVWLQNKLKAIGVKSINNIVDITNFILHETGQPLHAFDADKIVGNKVIVKTLPEGTPFVTLDGKERKLLASDLMICNAETGMCIAGVYGGANSGVTESTKNIFLESACFDSVSIRKTSFAHGLRTDAATRFEKGTDIAATVDVLKRATALILELCGGEIASDIIDIYPEEKPKTSIILKYHYLKKLSGKNYHPDAVKKILKTLGFSIEKEDIDSLTIEVPYHKPDISLPADIVEEILRIDGLDNIPNPSSITMTPAVEEHYAAEQLKEKVAFYLAGLGFNEILTNSITNKAYFSEEELAAAVKMKNSLSAELNILRPRMTETGLEVVSYNLNRKNENLKLFEFGKIYSVNNKGAFNETEHLCCYLTGKKHADSWKGKAPANDLYTLKGVVEKVLYLTGLTNFTYQETNDPTLQYGLSLLAGKDEIGRLGLIHKNKLAQFDIKQSVFFADLNWELLLKKVKNHQVQFQPLPKFPSVQRDIAVVIPKSLPYAAVEEQVKKLNLKKLQSIQLFDIFESEKLGADKKSIAINFTFLDEAKTLTDSEIDGWMNKIIQSLERDLQAEIRK